Part of the Denticeps clupeoides chromosome 3, fDenClu1.1, whole genome shotgun sequence genome, TCCTCATACAGCAACTTTTACCTTCGAAAGGAGAAACAGTTCAAGTCCGGTAGGAAGattctcttttattttcatctgtttAATTGTTTGCATTAGTTGTTGTAACTAAACCATCAGAAAACTGATTGGTTATGGTTATGAGGAAGTGAAGGATTATGATCATTCTCTGTTCAGGTACAATCAAGCTCAAGGTGTTGCCCAAGATCGAAACAAAGGGAATGACCTCAGAGGATGTGACCTCGTTGGCTGACCAGTCGTATGCCCTTATGCGCTCCACCTTTCTGGAGATATCTGGACAACCCCCCCAGAGCAATGGACCATCCCATCACTGAACATTTCTGTTGTCTGGCCCCTCCCCTGCCCCTTGCCTCCAGCCTATTGCTTTAGCAATGGCAGGAACCACAGCAGTGGCTGACCATGACTCCATAGCCATGGTTACTGGAACCAGTTGCTTTTGGTTTTCTGTTCTCAGTGTCCCAGAGACaggaacacatacacacacacccatttcAGCCACGTCTTTGAGTCTCTTCATGGACCAGCAGCTGTAGGAATGGGGAGAGGAGCGGAAGGGCTCAAGGAGACGTCACCTCCGGTTTCTAGAGTCATATGAGGCTCCTCACCCCACCCCAGGGAATGGTTTTTGTCTTCTGCTAAGGAGATGAAGACGCTCTGGTGCTTAGGGACCATGGAGCGGAGCAGAATATTCTGAACTGACCGACGATGCTCCAGCACTCCGTGCCTTCACATGCAGtcagccatttttctttttattacacCATTCCTCTCTCTTTGTCTACGATTGTGCTTTGTTTCCCTCAGACACTCAAGACGTTTATTGAAGAGCCGCAGTCAGATTTTCAGACTTTGCCTTACAGTAATGTGtatgtacacatgcacacagatcaGCCGAACATTTTAGAACTGGTGTTAGCGTTGGGTGAAAATTGTATAATCTATAATTCTCATGATTTAatgtaattagttttttttttttttcttgatgtttgaaatattgcttttttgaaatgttttttttttttttattctaaatgccCCATTCACCCAAAGTGTCAAAGGTGTGACCTTAAAGTGCTCTACTCCCCGCCCCTGAATTTGGTAGTGCCATGCAATCCTGGGAACATCCCACCCCtgattttaaatatgaatatttaaataattaagtaTAACAAATGgatgtattaatatatttcaaCTTTTGTTGTGCCATGTTCATATAGACCACACTTGTAAAAAAAGTAACcaaatctttttatttgttattatagTTATTGTTCTAAGAGCCTCTCAATAAAGGCTTCAGTGGGCCCTCGTATGAAAGCGTAGACACTGGAGTAATTTAGCACATGGTTTTGAATTGGTTACTGTTTCTAAATGGGGTTTCCTCAGGTTATTACCTTCATGTGGATTTGGAACAGCTGTATTTTTAGTTTTAAGATGAAGGACCAATACTCCTGTCGTTTTAATTTGGTCTGCAGCTTCcccatatatataattttttttggggggggggtcagagaATGTATTTCTACATCTAGTGAAACATTGTAGTTCACATCTCATTTGAAAACAAGTGCAAAAGAACAATCCATATGAAATGTTTACTATCCACTTTCTTCACATTGCGGACAGCTTTAATCTGAATTATTAGTCGCAGCATCAAAATGTACTCTTCCAAAGTTATACAAATCTGGTGAGAAGGACatgttttgagcattttactCCTGACTGGTGTGTTGAAGTGTCTGAGAACTAGTGCACATGTACAGGATGTCTACAGGTCTTATGACATTTCGCCAATCTCCCTTAAAGTCCTGCTATTGAAAACTGTAGGCGAAATGGCAGAGCTAACCTCATTTTTGCTCAGTGTAGCTTTGAGGCTCGCATTACTAAAACCCTCACTGAGGTTGCTCTACGAAGATCATGATGCATCATACTTTGTAGCCAGGGTGCGTTTCTGCTACTCCCAGAAGATTGTGTgctggttttttttgttttgtttgttttgctgtaattatttatatatctaATATATAGCTGTCTATCTAATGTGAATGTTGTGATTTGTGCCATCACCCCTATGATCGTATTAGCCAGCTGATCAGTTAATGCATAGGCACAGATGGACAGAAATATTTTGGCGCTTTAATTTGAGTTTTTTCATTTGACAACGTCTCTGTtgcaaaagtaaaaatggaTGAATGTTGGCAACTGAGAAAATTATTGAAATAAGCCAGCAGCATTTGTTTAGCCTGTATTTGCCCAATTTTATAATCCTTTATATAGACACTatattaatgctttttttatgaTGTGCAGAGTGAAACAGTGGATTCTCTGTTTGCCAATACATAATATTCTGAATAAATGCACCCAAAAATCCAGAATGTTTATGCAGGCTGTTAAATTAGGCATGAATTAGTGTTTACAGTAATGCATTGATTCAGAATAAGCACTTttaatgaaagtatttttttcttgctggtTGAACATGTGGCAAAAGTGTAAAATACAGAATGATTTTTACTGCGGTGTGAAATTATCCAGTCCTGACaagttgtgtgtgggtgtatgtgtgcatgcactGTTAATTAGCACATATGAATTGATTAAACGGACGTTGTGAGGTTTGTGACCTAGAACCTGGACAAACCTATGTCTTGAATACATTGGaagagaaacaaataaatatcactgtttattctgtattttaacCCACCCCAAGAAAGAAAAACCAAAGGTGCCAAACCCTTTTTAGTTATTGTGTCTGTGTTCTGGCATGTAGTTGTTTAGCAAATGTTTTCCAGTGTGTGATAGAGACACAGGGGAAGAGAGAACCCGATCCCTGCACCTCCGATATGAGCCAAGAACAATATTTTTAGCAAATctgttttattacaaaaaaagagctatatttttatatgaacaGACATCACCACAACCCTAACCTGTAGTAGCTGTCTACTCCATAGAAGCAGGTGAGGCTATaagttaaaaatataaatagggTGCTCAGCTGCACCAGCACagaaacccaaaaaaaaaaaaaaaaggctgaggTCATATGACGTGAACACCTACGGTCTGATCCCATGGGAATGTATTTGCTGGTCTCGGTCTGATACAGGCGCTTGGAGAAGGGTGGCACAACTGAGATGAACAGTAAACAACAATCCTCTCTGGTTTCTCttttaccttctttttttttttgcctgctcCTCTGTATATATTTAGTTTTCCTGGCAGgaacctgaaaaaaaagttattgcaTTACTCTGTGCATGCAGCTATGAGGCCTGCCATCTCACCTCTATAGTAGTGGCACATATTTTAGTGTTTACACTCATGGAATGTCTCACTAGAAGACCAGGGCCCCCTAGTGGTCAGGCCTATGGTCCAAATTTAGCCTGATGTGTTGGCTGCAGTTCATAAGCAACAGTGGCTTCTATTGGCTGGGAAGGAGAGATGaatctgtggtgtgtgtgtgtgtgtgtgtgtgtgtgtagactcaCAGGATCCCAGTCTCTCCTCAAGTAGGCCAACCTGTTCACTCAGTGACTCTATGCGGTCCAGTTGTTGTAGAGAGTGGGATAGGAAACTAGTGCCCTCCACACCACCCTTGACCACACCCTCTTCTCCAGCCAATGAGAATTGAGTGGTGAATGGAGCCAGCACCATCTCTAATTTCTACAAAAGACAACAGCAGAACAAAGGATTCAATGGTGacaaagatataataaaatatgagaAAACATAACAGGAGAATTGCAGAGAATGGGACccccaaaaaagtgaaaactgaGCCATTTTTATGTTTGATGGTTTAACTTTACAAGTCAACATTAGGGAAGAGACCACCATGCCTgttatgcagtgtgtgtgtgtgtgtgtctcccctAACACGTTTCATGTCTCTGGTTACATTAGATCCATACAGTGTAAACCTCACAGCTCCCTTTTTCTGGCTCCAAACAAAACTCGTAAAGTTTTTAAAAGGTCACCTTTTGGTAAAGGCAGTCAACCCGCTTTTATTGAACCTTTGATAGTACACTGAAGGAGTTAGAAGGTGTGTCTTGGCACATAAGATTGAGCAAGTGTGAGTGCGGGCATATAAGAgtttgcatgtgagtgtgtttgagagtGTATTTGATAGTTGTGTATATGTCCTGAATCACAcctgctccagcagctccaccctGTTCCTCAGAATTTGAACCTCCTCGGTGACGTTCTCCACCAATCCCAGTGCTTCAcctacgacacacacacacatatacactttaACATGTGTctttgggtaacacactctggGCTCTGTGAGGCCtctgatctaaaaaaaaaaacagaacggCATGGAAAACCATGAGACGAGGGAATTGAGAACTTCAGGTGAAAAAGGAGACAAATCCATAACTTTTCTAGCAGGAaggcactgacacacacacacacacacactgaaacaaaaCTTGAGCTCTTACTGACATCACAAGAAACATATTCAGTTTTGCACATATAGTTCTAGAAAGCCTCTAGAGTCTTACATGTGATCATGCATACATCATAACGTCCGTGGGTTTCATGGACTTCTGAGAATGACAATGATGTCTAACAcctttcattcacacacacacacacacacacacacacacacacacacacacacactcacacacctgtgTGCCCATGCACATGTAGAGACACCAAATCTACAGCCAGGTCATGTAATGTCTGATTCCAGCCAGTGTTGAGTCTGGCattgccaaacacacacacacacacacacacacacacacacacacacacatacacacaaatgcagtcaATTTCTCCCAGATGTGTGCTGTTATTCAGACACAAGAGAGAAAactagttggtgtgtgtgtgcgtttgtgacCCCCAGCAGATGAATTTGATGGAGTTGGAACAAAAATGAGTCTCCCTGGCCAAGAAAAGGAAGGGgggaagaataaataaagagacGGAGGAAAACTATTCTGAGCTCTGAGCTCTGCTCGCTGCATTTCAGAGCTCCGCTGACTGCCATGAACGCTCATCAACCTACTAATCCTCATCAACACCTCATCATTATCACCATGGCTATCGGCACCAGTGTCGCCTTTATCACAGCCTTCGATCATCACATAATGAACAACTTGGTCAGCCTCCTCGTGTCCATATTTGTGGAAATGGGTGATGTTGCAGCGTAGGAAAACCCCAACCACCATAATTCTGCTGGTGGAAATTCCAGAAGGAACAGCAGGAGGATGTCAGATAAACCAAATTCATGTTAGGAGTATAGTGACAGCCCAAAGTATTGTTAAATATGCATGTGCAGAGAATATCACTTCAAGAGCACTTTGACATCAAGAACAGAATGTATTCCTCTTGTCCGTCTCTCATGTTAAACAAAGCTAACAAAgcttttgaaatattttgctttattgTCCAAAACCGTTCTATTTAAGGTCTTGAATTTTGTAAACATAGAATACAGAATTTAATATCGGGATGATATAGGGTGGTATATCATCCCGATATTAAAGGGTGGTAAtttagggttgtagtagcctatgaaccagaagacccaggttcaaatcccacttactaccattgtgtccctgagcaagacacttaccctaagtgtctccagggggggactgtccctgtaactactgattgtaagtcactctgaataagggcgtgtggtaaatgctgtaaatgtaattgtaaataggATGACCCTAGTAGttttctttctatttctatCCTCCTTACCACAGCTCAATGCTAGCAGCAGGTTTTACGAAACTGTTTTTTACATAGCGTAATTCGGTCAACGCTGTTCTTACCTGATATGGCCCGCGTGACCACAACGCGCGAACCAATCAAACATGTTGGGCATTGCCGCAATGACCGATGGAAAACGCACCCACAGCTGCTCAGACCTGCTGCTCCACCAGCTTTACCAAGTCTGATGGTGCAGGGCTTCCTAAAACCCCGCTCGACTCAAAGCCCACTTTGCTGATAATAATTTATCGAAAGCCTCCCGGAGTATCTTTAAAGCACTGCGCTACAGGAACTGGTCTTCTAAGGGTTACGGATGGCCTCCTCCTTCCTGCGAGACCTCCCTGCTGCCTTTCCGAACATTTACCGCTCCATTCTTCAAGCACAGAGAAAGTGTCTGGTTGAGTGGCTGAGGTCACTTCGGTTTGGTTCCCAGATGTCGAGGCACAGCTGCTTTTAGGGGTATAATGCGTGGGAAAAGCCTCACCCTGCTGTTAGGGTTAAATCTTTCACAGGGGCGCTAACGCTAACTCGCTAACCGCCACGGCCCCGCGGTTTTGTCATTTGAACTGCGCTCATGTGCTAGCAAGACATCTGATGCGTTAGTAGTCAACGGTTCCACAATGTCCACACATGCTAACCCTCTGACAGCAACATGCTGTTTGGGCTGCCTCCAGGTTCCCTAGGTCGCGCAAAAACACAGCTATCTAAGGGCAATGTTTTCCTTTCGGTTTTATAAGTGAGACAAATATATAGCCAcacaggagaaataaaaagcgCAGGACAGGGAGTGCATCCGAGAGACGGTCCAACCCCGCTGAAACCTCATAATACTTCCACCTGTTTTTGGGGTTTGGCTGTTCTTAGATGGGGGACGAGCCTGACCAGCAAGAAAACACCACATTAGactttctgggtttttttctcCACCTCAAACCTTATTTGCAGCCCCACACCCGCAAGCATTGTACTGAGAAGCATAGAAGCTGGTTTTCAGCCGCCATTTACCGTGGTACACAACCCTGCTACACGAAAACTGGAAGGTTTTATATCAGAATTTAACACAGCCAAACGGAAGCATGCTTGATTTAAATTGATTTGTCTCTGGTCTATATTCAGTCAGTGGTTCTGGACCAATTATCCGTATTCAGAATAAATTGCATATGGAATGCTTCATGCTTTAGTTTGCATGTCTAACGCAGACAATTGTAGCAATTGTGGGATGCCTatagcgttgtgtgtgtgtgccacataAATCTGTAGACTTGGTCGATTGCTGTTGATAGGCAGACGTTCCAGGCACAGTGCATTATTACTCACGGTACGAGTTGAGAGTGGCATAGCGCGTACCAAAAGTAATAATGAACTGTAACACTGGGAATCAACTGGGagtcctcttctctcctcctgtccctctcacgcacgtacacacactttCTAATATCACACTTCGTCATACAAATACTGCATTTGTGCACACAACTAACATCAATTGCACAAACAGCACATAACATCTGCATCTCTCTCATCTCGGGGCAACAGGAAGCCAGTTTCCCATAGAGGTTAAAAGGTCAATGGGACATTTGCTTTAGCCTGCTGTGTAGGTGTTTGGGGGGAGGTGTATttggctgcatgtgtgtgtgcgggagATGAGCTTTCCAGATGGTACATATGTGTGGCTGCACTACCTGCTGCAGCTTTGGGCTGGTCCGATGGCAGCGTGGGGAGAGCTGGTGTAGTtgcagggggtgggggtcgtTCACAGGTTCGTCCGTCTGCATTTAGGACGAATCCCTCGGTGCAAACACAGTGGTAACTGCCCATTGTATTGACACACTGATGATTACACGGTTGCCTTTCCACACACTCATCTATATCTGTGAGACATTTGGAAAGACACCAAAcacaaaatgccatttttaatCACGGGGTCCATAATATTGTATGGCACATAACATATGTTGAAATGAATAGTTACCTGTTTGACAGTATCTCCCTGTCCAACCTAGTGGACAGGCACACTGGTTGGGTTTATGACACGTCCCTCCATTTACACaggactgcacacacacagctacacagTCAAAGAGACAAAGAGATGCCCAAATAAATGAACTCTCAAAGCCAAGCAGGAACAGTCATCTGCATTCTGCTACACATGCATGCCctcaagcatgcacacacagtgatagtggcctagtgggtaacacactcgcctatgatccagaagacccaggttcaaatcccactttttaccattgtgtccccaagaCATTTAACgcagagttgctccagggggggactgtccctgtaactactggttgtaagtcgctctggataagggcgtctgataaatgctctaaatgtaaatgtacagtgacCGAGCGACAGTGACCGAGCGACAGTTATTCACATGCACTATGACAGTTTGACgttaacacagacacagagagatgcTGTGTAGTTTATGCGTGCGGTTAGAGGCAACTTATAAAGTGTTATACACAAATCCTCATTCCTGAACTCTACTAATCTGACTaatcttctctcctctctggcTCGTTTCACTGCAGGTATTTCACGACAAAATTGGTGTAATGGGGGCAGGGCTCAGGCTCAGATTTCACGATTAAACCACACAAGCTAATCTGCATTAAAGCGTTTAAACTGCTCTGCACTGATAAAGTTCTGAGTCCCTTCTACAGAACTTTCTTgtcacactaacacacacagacatagttTACACTACCTTGGTTGCAGTTGTGAGAGTGGAATCGTTGCCACCCCGGGCAGCATTCTGGGTAATAATGAGACAGGGGACCCGCCCTGCTCACCTGTCTGTAAGAAACCCTGTACACGGTTCTGTTTACACACAGGGAGGAAGAGACATTTTTGGAGTGATACAAAAATCAGTGTTTATGTGATTACATGTCTAATGAGcactggctcacaacctccACACCATCATGCTATCCCACAACCCCTTTCTACCCTCCTTCTCCCTACGGCAACCAGAGTTTCCTGGCACTGTCTCCGATGATTGAGAGAGGAGAGGACTGGGGGCGGGGTGGTCAGACTCCCAGCACAGGGACACACCAACTAATCAATGCCATCAGCTGCACAGGATCATGGGAAACTTGATGAAGGGGCTCCAGAGAGAAGGTATGAGGAGGAGAAACACAGGAGTATCAGGCAGAATGACAGATACACAAGGAAAATAGAGAGAGGAAAGTTTGAGAGGACATTTAAGCAGAGCGGAAGCTGGCGTCAGACATCAACAGACTAGTGGTCTCTGTGGTCAAGAGCGCTTACAGAAACACGCAACATCACCCACAATCGTTT contains:
- the egfl7 gene encoding epidermal growth factor-like protein 7; the encoded protein is MMTSLFLFSSLLILHLTCTLQFHGHHGRRVCGRDPDHRSLSYSTESYVQPAYKPYLTMCHGQRICSTYKTVYRVSYRQVSRAGPLSHYYPECCPGWQRFHSHNCNQAVCVQSCVNGGTCHKPNQCACPLGWTGRYCQTDIDECVERQPCNHQCVNTMGSYHCVCTEGFVLNADGRTCERPPPPATTPALPTLPSDQPKAAAGEALGLVENVTEEVQILRNRVELLEQKLEMVLAPFTTQFSLAGEEGVVKGGVEGTSFLSHSLQQLDRIESLSEQVGLLEERLGSCSCQEN